A single window of Nicotiana tomentosiformis chromosome 1, ASM39032v3, whole genome shotgun sequence DNA harbors:
- the LOC104088349 gene encoding uncharacterized protein isoform X2 yields the protein MADEDLPPAIRLMSFVSEEQILKENKDKKDAEFNERFKHRPPKALDDDETEFLDKLEMSRRDYEKQVADEEAEQLRSFQVAVAAQSTIVQEIKEMPPVPKVQEPTLIRRKSRPPNPLGTIIKVKPQAKKAKMDPETSGPSLTANKVSSDDKKQLSSDIHNVSKCDTGESHRFVKGPIADDENREPVAIGGLVSYSDESDDD from the exons ATTTTGAAGGAAAACAAGGACAAGAAAGATGCTGAATTTAATGAGCGATTTAAACACC GACCACCTAAAGCCTTGGATGATGACGAGACCGAGTTCCTTGATAAGCTTGAAATG TCAAGGAGAGATTATGAGAAGCAAGTGGCTGATGAAGAGGCTGAGCAGCTGCGAAGTTTTCAA GTTGCTGTTGCTGCACAGTCTACCATTGTACAGGAAATCAAGGAGATGCCTCCTGTTCCGAAAGTCCAG GAGCCGACATTAATTAGGAGGAAGAGTCGTCCACCTAATCCATTGGGAACGATTATCAAAGTCAAGCCACAAGCAAAGAAAGCAAAGATGGATCCAGAAACTTCAGGTCCTTCTTTGACAGCTAACAAAGTGTCTAGTGATGATAAAAAGCAGCTTTCATCAGATATTCATAATGTATCCAAATGTGACACAGGAGAATCCCACAGATTTGTGAAAGGACCTATTGCCGATGATGAAAACCGTGAACCAGTTGCAATAGGTGGTTTGGTTTCCTATAGCGATGAAAGTGATGATGATTGA
- the LOC104088351 gene encoding acyl transferase 4 has product MVMDFLVTRRGGGGNLITPSGQTPNDVLDLSVIDSLAVLRCNARTLHVFKGGDATLIREAFSKALVPYYPLAGRLKLSPHSNNQLLQIDCSAQGIWFVEASADCTLCDVNYLDEAAALEDSTFDKLLPQLHSSSPDPIGGHDTFMDPLVLVQVTEFKCGGFVMGLTFCHSICDGLGAAQFLKAVGEFARGVEKLSVTPVWCREYLLPTSSPQKGFASDQETKDNSSMSPPFNIPVPDQRLEHASFDIPMDEINQLKHKVMQDQLMDRQNAFCSSFEIIAATLWRQRTRAILDLTNDEKNFSSSSNSSFITTDDAGDDEVKLVFFANCRQLVPLPAGFYGNCFFPVTVKASNKIVAQASLAEVVKLIKDAKAKLPEEFSQWLNNKTGKSVNEDQNGDDQLNDPFAPGPGVGYDTLFVSEWGRLGFNEVDYGWGKPVHVIPVQGSAVIPVGIVSKQPLPQNGIRLMTWCVHSQHLPSFLNMMNKRKLMML; this is encoded by the exons ATGGTGATGGACTTTTTGGTGACAAGAAGGGGAGGAGGAGGAAATCTAATAACACCTTCAGGACAAACTCCAAATGATGTGCTTGATCTCTCAGTTATAGACAGTTTAGCAGTACTTCGATGCAATGCACGTACGTTGCACGTGTTTAAAGGAGGAGACGCTACTCTCATTCGTGAGGCATTTTCAAAAGCTTTGGTTCCTTACTATCCTCTAGCGGGCCGTCTCAAACTCTCACCGCACAGTAATAACCAGCTGCTTCAGATTGATTGTTCAGCACAAGGGATTTGGTTTGTGGAGGCTTCTGCTGATTGTACTCTCTGTGATGTTAACTACTTGGATGAAGCTGCAGCTTTGGAAGATAGTACCTTTGATAAACTTCTACCTCAGCTTCATTCTTCTTCTCCTGATCCTATTGGTGGTCATGACACTTTCATGGACCCATTGGTGCTTGTGCAG GTAACTGAATTTAAGTGTGGTGGCTTCGTTATGGGACTAACTTTCTGCCACAGTATATGTGATGGATTGGGAGCTGCACAATTTCTAAAAGCAGTAGGGGAGTTTGCTAGGGGTGTTGAGAAACTTAGCGTTACACCAGTGTGGTGCAGGGAATATCTTCTCCCAACTTCATCACCACAAAAAGGATTTGCATCAGATCAGGAGACCAAAGACAACTCATCAATGTCTCCACCGTTCAATATTCCAGTTCCAGATCAACGGCTGGAGCATGCCAGTTTCGACATTCCAATGGATGAGATCAATCAGCTCAAACACAAAGTAATGCAAGATCAATTAATGGACCGCCAAAATGCATTTTGTTCCTCTTTTGAAATTATAGCTGCTACTCTGTGGAGACAGCGAACCCGAGCAATTTTAGATCTAACAAACGACGAGAAGAATTTCTCCTCCTCGTCGAATTCAAGCTTTATTACTACAGATGATGCAG GTGATGATGAAGTGAAGCTGGTGTTTTTCGCTAACTGTCGGCAACTGGTGCCTCTACCGGCCGGGTTCTACGGGAACTGTTTCTTCCCAGTGACGGTAAAGGCATCGAACAAAATTGTGGCACAAGCATCTCTTGCTGAGGTGGTGAAACTAATCAAAGATGCCAAGGCGAAACTACCAGAGGAATTTTCACAATGGCTTAATAACAAGACCGGTAAATCTGTGAATGAGGATCAAAATGGTGATGATCAATTAAATGATCCATTTGCGCCAGGGCCTGGAGTAGGTTATGATACACTGTTCGTTTCAGAATGGGGAAGACTAGGATTTAACGAGGTTGATTATGGATGGGGGAAGCCTGTGCATGTGATACCAGTACAAGGATCTGCTGTTATACCTGTGGGAATTGTTAGCAAACAACCTCTGCCCCAAAATGGCATTCGGCTTATGACCTGGTGCGTCCACAGCCAACATCTCCCTTCCTTTCTTAACATGATGAACAAAAGGAAATTGATGATGCTCTAA
- the LOC104095640 gene encoding uncharacterized protein isoform X1, translating to MQVQAAAMANLSPLLLTTIWLVLVICKGVDSSPSSVVGDPGMKRDGLRIALEAWNFCNEVGDEAPGMGSPRAADCFDLSDSSLSHKVTESDNKLGVGKTFPGLSPKAKNNPDLYAVEKELYLGSLCEVDDTPRPWQFWMIMLKNGNYDTKSGLCPENGKKVPPFNPGRFPCFGKGCMNQPILYHQPTSLLVDDIMRGGFNGTYDLGSTTDGSSSFFEVLWEKKVGTGGWVFKHKLRTSKLYPWLMLYLRADATKGFSGGYHYNTRGMLKTLPESPNFKVKLTLDVKRGGGPKSQFYLIDIGSCWKNNGAPCDGDVLTDITRYSEMIINPETPAWCSPTNIGNCPPFHITPNNTKIYRNDTSHFPYSAYHYYCAPGNAEHLEKPYSTCDPYSNPQAQELVQLLPHPIWADYGYPTKQGDGWVGDGRTWELDVGGLSSRLYFYQDPGTPPARRIWTSLDVGTEIFVSNKDEVAEWTLSDFDILLTS from the exons ATGCAAGTACAGGCTGCCGCCATGGCAAATTTGTCACCATTGTTATTAACAACGATTTGGTTAGTGCTTGTAATTTGTAAAGGAGTAGATAGCAGTCCCTCCTCTGTTGTTGGAGATCCGGGAATGAAAAGAGATGGTCTAAGGATAGCTTTAGAAGCTTGGAACTTCTGTAATGAAGTTGGTGACGAAGCTCCTGGAATGGGTAGTCCTAGAGCTGCTGATTGCTTTGATCTTTCTG ACAGTTCTTTGAGTCACAAGGTAACCGAGTCGGATAATAAGCTAGGAGTTGGCAAGACATTCCCTGGCCTGAGTCCTAAGGCTAAGAATAATCCGGACTTATATGCTGTTGAAAAGGAACTTTATCTTGGTTCATTGTGTGAAGTTGATGACACGCCGAGGCCATGGCAATTTTGGATGATAATGTTGAAGAACGGAAATTATGACACAAAATCTGGTCTTTGCCCAGAGAATGGGAAAAAAGTGCCCCCTTTTAATCCCGGAAGATTTCCTTGTTTTGGGAAAGGGTGTATGAATCAACCTATATTGTATCACCAGCCCACTTCATTATTAGTCGATGATATTATGCGGGGAGGTTTTAATGGTACCTATGATTTGGGTTCTACAACGGATGGCAGTAGTTCCTTCTTTGAGGTGCTCTGGGAAAAGAAAGTTGGCACAGGGGGTTGGGTATTTAAGCACAAACTCAGAACCTCCAAATTGTATCCATGGCTGATGTTGTATCTTAGGGCGGACGCGACCAAAGGGTTCTCTGGAGGCTACCACTACAATACCAGAGGAATGTTAAAAACT CTCCCGGAGTCACCTAATTTTAAGGTCAAATTGACCTTGGATGTGAAGCGAGGGGGAGGACCGAAGAGCCAGTTTTACTTGATAGATATTGGCAGCTGCTGGAAGAACAACGGTGCTCCATGTGATGGAGATGTGCTCACTGATATTACTAGATACAGCGAGATGATCATTAATCCAGAAACTCCAGCTTGGTGCAGCCCCACAAATATTGGCAACTGCCCACCTTTCCACATCACACCGAACAATACTAAAATCTACAGGAATGACACCTCTCACTTCCCTTATTCGGCTTATCACTATTATTGTGCTCCTGGGAACGCCGAGCACTTGGAAAAGCCATATAGCACATGTGATCCTTACAGTAATCCCCAGGCACAGGAGCTAGTTCAGTTGCTGCCTCATCCAATATGGGCAGACTATGGCTATCCAACCAAACAAGGAGACGGCTGGGTTGGGGATGGAAGAACATGGGAGCTTGACGTTGGTGGCCTTTCCAGCAGACTTTACTTCTATCAG GATCCAGGTACACCTCCTGCTAGAAGAATATGGACATCTCTGGATGTGGGGACTGAAATTTTTGTTAGCAACAAAGATGAAGTGGCAGAATGGACTCTGAGCGACTTTGATATTTTACTCACCTCGTAA
- the LOC104095642 gene encoding pectinesterase 4-like isoform X1, with the protein MVGKIVVSLVSLILLVGVIIGVVVVVHQNGNHKEDQSTKVQMKKVHEFCQAAEFKDSCAKSLESVAKNDSATINDYLMAAFQTTVEEVKKGLQEAGKTSVNKESDPYNHMAIEDCKELLQRAVEELEDALSLVGETDTQSLNEYTYDLLNWLSAVYSYQSMCVDAIDKPELKTAIQNGVVNATQLTNNALNIVAKISDLFQSFNIQIPDNLINNSTSSDSNSPHRRLLEANKIDQDGYPTWFPVADRKLLAKSGKGKGKGHGGAAGGAGVAPVLPPIGPGPITPHAVVAKDGSGKFKTVTDAVRAYPPNHQGRYIIYIKAGVYNEQVLIDKKQTNVFMYGDGAGKSIITCDKNVKILKFTTSKSATVAVESEGFIARGITFRNTAGPEGEQAVALRINGDRAAVFDCSMEGFQDTLYYQSHRQFYRNCVISGTVDFIFGMGSAVIQNSEIIVRKCGPTQKNTITADGRELQSEITGLVLQNCRIVPDKELFPVRFAVQSYLARPWKQLSTNVFMESEIGDFIRPEGYLKWDDHPFDQTCLVYEYANRGPGAATNLRSKLFKNFKVLSPQEATKYTVGAWLRGNEWLPGTNAPFYFGLGGK; encoded by the exons ATGGTGGGGAAAATAGTGGTTTCGTTAGTATCCTTGATTCTTCTAGTTGGTGTGATAATAGGAGTGGTGGTGGTTGTACACCAAAATGGGAATCACAAAGAAGATCAAAGCACCAAAGTCCAAATGAAGAAAGTGCACGAGTTTTGTCAAGCAGCTGAATTTAAAGACTCATGTGCCAAGAGTCTTGAGTCCGTAGCCAAAAACGATTCAGCTACAATTAATGACTATCTAATGGCAGCCTTCCAAACTACAGTGGAAGAAGTGAAGAAAGGACTGCAGGAGGCTGGGAAGACTTCTGTAAACAAAGAGAGTGATCCTTACAATCACATGGCTATAGAGGATTGCAAAGAGCTGTTGCAAAGAGCTGTCGAAGAACTTGAGGACGCGCTCAGCTTGGTTGGAGAGACAGACACTCAATCACTAAATGAGTATACCTATGATCTGTTGAACTGGCTCAGTGCCGTCTACTCCTACCAAAGCATGTGTGTTGATGCAATTGACAAGCCCGAGTTAAAAACCGCTATTCAAAACGGCGTTGTCAATGCCACACAACTCACAAACAATGCACTCAACATTGTAGCAAAGATTTCAGACCTCTTCCAATCCTTCAACATTCAAATTCCTGATAATCTTATCAACAACAGCACCAGCAGCGACAGCAACTCACCTCATCGCCGTCTCCTTGAGGCGAACAAGATCGATCAGGACGGTTACCCTACATGGTTCCCCGTTGCTGACCGTAAGCTATTGGCAAAATCCGGAAAAGGGAAAGGAAAAGGACACGGTGGTGCTGCGGGAGGAGCTGGGGTTGCTCCAGTACTTCCTCCAATCGGTCCCGGCCCAATTACTCCTCACGCAGTAGTTGCCAAGGATGGAAGCGGCAAATTTAAAACCGTCACTGATGCAGTCAGAGCGTACCCACCAAACCACCAAGGCAGATACATTATCTATATCAAGGCCGGCGTTTATAACGAGCAGGTCCTTATCGATAAAAAACAAACAAACGTGTTTATGTATGGTGATGGCGCAGGGAAATCTATCATCACTTGTGACAAAAATGTTAAAATATTGAAATTCACCACCTCCAAAAGTGCTACAGTTG cTGTTGAGAGCGAGGGGTTCATAGCCAGAGGAATTACCTTCCGCAACACAGCAGGTCCAGAAGGGGAACAAGCCGTGGCACTTAGAATCAACGGAGATAGGGCGGCGGTATTCGACTGCAGCATGGAGGGATTTCAAGACACCTTGTACTATCAATCCCATCGCCAGTTCTACCGCAACTGCGTCATCTCTGGTACGGTGGATTTCATATTTGGCATGGGCTCAGCGGTCATCCAGAACAGTGAGATCATTGTGAGGAAGTGTGGCCCGACTCAGAAGAACACAATCACAGCTGACGGCAGGGAATTGCAGAGTGAAATCACTGGATTGGTATTGCAAAACTGCAGGATTGTACCAGACAAAGAACTCTTCCCAGTGAGGTTCGCGGTACAATCTTACTTGGCCCGCCCATGGAAGCAATTATCCACCAATGTGTTCATGGAAAGCGAGATTGGTGATTTCATTAGGCCAGAAGGATATCTCAAATGGGATGACCACCCATTCGATCAAACATGTCTTGTCTATGAGTATGCAAACAGAGGACCTGGTGCTGCTACTAACCTTAGGAGCAAACTTTTCAAGAATTTCAAGGTCCTTAGCCCACAAGAAGCAACTAAATACACTGTTGGGGCTTGGCTTAGAGGTAATGAGTGGTTGCCTGGAACTAATGCACCGTTCTACTTTGGTCTTGGTGGGAAATAA
- the LOC104095640 gene encoding uncharacterized protein isoform X2, translating to MQVQAAAMANLSPLLLTTIWLVLVICKGVDSSPSSVVGDPGMKRDGLRIALEAWNFCNEVGDEAPGMGSPRAADCFDLSDSSLSHKVTESDNKLGVGKTFPGLSPKAKNNPDLYAVEKELYLGSLCEVDDTPRPWQFWMIMLKNGNYDTKSGLCPENGKKVPPFNPGRFPCFGKGCMNQPILYHQPTSLLVDDIMRGGFNGTYDLGSTTDGSSSFFEVLWEKKVGTGGWVFKHKLRTSKLYPWLMLYLRADATKGFSGGYHYNTRGMLKTLPESPNFKVKLTLDVKRGGGPKSQFYLIDIGSCWKNNGAPCDGDVLTDITRYSEMIINPETPAWCSPTNIGNCPPFHITPNNTKIYRNDTSHFPYSAYHYYCAPGNAEHLEKPYSTCDPYSNPQAQELVQLLPHPIWADYGYPTKQGDGWVGDGRTWELDVGGLSSRLYFYQSLLFLAAGSRYTSC from the exons ATGCAAGTACAGGCTGCCGCCATGGCAAATTTGTCACCATTGTTATTAACAACGATTTGGTTAGTGCTTGTAATTTGTAAAGGAGTAGATAGCAGTCCCTCCTCTGTTGTTGGAGATCCGGGAATGAAAAGAGATGGTCTAAGGATAGCTTTAGAAGCTTGGAACTTCTGTAATGAAGTTGGTGACGAAGCTCCTGGAATGGGTAGTCCTAGAGCTGCTGATTGCTTTGATCTTTCTG ACAGTTCTTTGAGTCACAAGGTAACCGAGTCGGATAATAAGCTAGGAGTTGGCAAGACATTCCCTGGCCTGAGTCCTAAGGCTAAGAATAATCCGGACTTATATGCTGTTGAAAAGGAACTTTATCTTGGTTCATTGTGTGAAGTTGATGACACGCCGAGGCCATGGCAATTTTGGATGATAATGTTGAAGAACGGAAATTATGACACAAAATCTGGTCTTTGCCCAGAGAATGGGAAAAAAGTGCCCCCTTTTAATCCCGGAAGATTTCCTTGTTTTGGGAAAGGGTGTATGAATCAACCTATATTGTATCACCAGCCCACTTCATTATTAGTCGATGATATTATGCGGGGAGGTTTTAATGGTACCTATGATTTGGGTTCTACAACGGATGGCAGTAGTTCCTTCTTTGAGGTGCTCTGGGAAAAGAAAGTTGGCACAGGGGGTTGGGTATTTAAGCACAAACTCAGAACCTCCAAATTGTATCCATGGCTGATGTTGTATCTTAGGGCGGACGCGACCAAAGGGTTCTCTGGAGGCTACCACTACAATACCAGAGGAATGTTAAAAACT CTCCCGGAGTCACCTAATTTTAAGGTCAAATTGACCTTGGATGTGAAGCGAGGGGGAGGACCGAAGAGCCAGTTTTACTTGATAGATATTGGCAGCTGCTGGAAGAACAACGGTGCTCCATGTGATGGAGATGTGCTCACTGATATTACTAGATACAGCGAGATGATCATTAATCCAGAAACTCCAGCTTGGTGCAGCCCCACAAATATTGGCAACTGCCCACCTTTCCACATCACACCGAACAATACTAAAATCTACAGGAATGACACCTCTCACTTCCCTTATTCGGCTTATCACTATTATTGTGCTCCTGGGAACGCCGAGCACTTGGAAAAGCCATATAGCACATGTGATCCTTACAGTAATCCCCAGGCACAGGAGCTAGTTCAGTTGCTGCCTCATCCAATATGGGCAGACTATGGCTATCCAACCAAACAAGGAGACGGCTGGGTTGGGGATGGAAGAACATGGGAGCTTGACGTTGGTGGCCTTTCCAGCAGACTTTACTTCTATCAG TCCTTGCTCTTTTTGGCTGCAGGATCCAGGTACACCTCCTGCTAG
- the LOC104095642 gene encoding pectinesterase 4-like isoform X2, whose product MVGKIVVSLVSLILLVGVIIGVVVVVHQNGNHKEDQSTKVQMKKVHEFCQAAEFKDSCAKSLESVAKNDSATINDYLMAAFQTTVEEVKKGLQEAGKTSVNKESDPYNHMAIEDCKELLQRAVEELEDALSLVGETDTQSLNEYTYDLLNWLSAVYSYQSMCVDAIDKPELKTAIQNGVVNATQLTNNALNIVAKISDLFQSFNIQIPDNLINNSTSSDSNSPHRRLLEANKIDQDGYPTWFPVADRKLLAKSGKGKGKGHGGAAGGAGVAPVLPPIGPGPITPHAVVAKDGSGKFKTVTDAVRAYPPNHQGRYIIYIKAGVYNEQVLIDKKQTNVFMYGDGAGKSIITCDKNVKILKFTTSKSATVGPEGEQAVALRINGDRAAVFDCSMEGFQDTLYYQSHRQFYRNCVISGTVDFIFGMGSAVIQNSEIIVRKCGPTQKNTITADGRELQSEITGLVLQNCRIVPDKELFPVRFAVQSYLARPWKQLSTNVFMESEIGDFIRPEGYLKWDDHPFDQTCLVYEYANRGPGAATNLRSKLFKNFKVLSPQEATKYTVGAWLRGNEWLPGTNAPFYFGLGGK is encoded by the exons ATGGTGGGGAAAATAGTGGTTTCGTTAGTATCCTTGATTCTTCTAGTTGGTGTGATAATAGGAGTGGTGGTGGTTGTACACCAAAATGGGAATCACAAAGAAGATCAAAGCACCAAAGTCCAAATGAAGAAAGTGCACGAGTTTTGTCAAGCAGCTGAATTTAAAGACTCATGTGCCAAGAGTCTTGAGTCCGTAGCCAAAAACGATTCAGCTACAATTAATGACTATCTAATGGCAGCCTTCCAAACTACAGTGGAAGAAGTGAAGAAAGGACTGCAGGAGGCTGGGAAGACTTCTGTAAACAAAGAGAGTGATCCTTACAATCACATGGCTATAGAGGATTGCAAAGAGCTGTTGCAAAGAGCTGTCGAAGAACTTGAGGACGCGCTCAGCTTGGTTGGAGAGACAGACACTCAATCACTAAATGAGTATACCTATGATCTGTTGAACTGGCTCAGTGCCGTCTACTCCTACCAAAGCATGTGTGTTGATGCAATTGACAAGCCCGAGTTAAAAACCGCTATTCAAAACGGCGTTGTCAATGCCACACAACTCACAAACAATGCACTCAACATTGTAGCAAAGATTTCAGACCTCTTCCAATCCTTCAACATTCAAATTCCTGATAATCTTATCAACAACAGCACCAGCAGCGACAGCAACTCACCTCATCGCCGTCTCCTTGAGGCGAACAAGATCGATCAGGACGGTTACCCTACATGGTTCCCCGTTGCTGACCGTAAGCTATTGGCAAAATCCGGAAAAGGGAAAGGAAAAGGACACGGTGGTGCTGCGGGAGGAGCTGGGGTTGCTCCAGTACTTCCTCCAATCGGTCCCGGCCCAATTACTCCTCACGCAGTAGTTGCCAAGGATGGAAGCGGCAAATTTAAAACCGTCACTGATGCAGTCAGAGCGTACCCACCAAACCACCAAGGCAGATACATTATCTATATCAAGGCCGGCGTTTATAACGAGCAGGTCCTTATCGATAAAAAACAAACAAACGTGTTTATGTATGGTGATGGCGCAGGGAAATCTATCATCACTTGTGACAAAAATGTTAAAATATTGAAATTCACCACCTCCAAAAGTGCTACAGTTG GTCCAGAAGGGGAACAAGCCGTGGCACTTAGAATCAACGGAGATAGGGCGGCGGTATTCGACTGCAGCATGGAGGGATTTCAAGACACCTTGTACTATCAATCCCATCGCCAGTTCTACCGCAACTGCGTCATCTCTGGTACGGTGGATTTCATATTTGGCATGGGCTCAGCGGTCATCCAGAACAGTGAGATCATTGTGAGGAAGTGTGGCCCGACTCAGAAGAACACAATCACAGCTGACGGCAGGGAATTGCAGAGTGAAATCACTGGATTGGTATTGCAAAACTGCAGGATTGTACCAGACAAAGAACTCTTCCCAGTGAGGTTCGCGGTACAATCTTACTTGGCCCGCCCATGGAAGCAATTATCCACCAATGTGTTCATGGAAAGCGAGATTGGTGATTTCATTAGGCCAGAAGGATATCTCAAATGGGATGACCACCCATTCGATCAAACATGTCTTGTCTATGAGTATGCAAACAGAGGACCTGGTGCTGCTACTAACCTTAGGAGCAAACTTTTCAAGAATTTCAAGGTCCTTAGCCCACAAGAAGCAACTAAATACACTGTTGGGGCTTGGCTTAGAGGTAATGAGTGGTTGCCTGGAACTAATGCACCGTTCTACTTTGGTCTTGGTGGGAAATAA
- the LOC138907174 gene encoding uncharacterized protein, which yields MKIALRAKLKLEFIIDTCTKDQFTDDLGEDWERVNATIFTWIMNTMSPELVNGIVYASNAHEVWTNLQDRFDKINGSRIYNLHREIATVSQGTSSISAYHSRLKLLWDEYSALIPTLHVTPETREFITHLEQQKFFQFLMGLNDSYSAIRSQMLLNQDKGEEFVANMAGNIDSQLTQTCDIPWIIDTGATNHLTSNINLVTDITKFPNSKGGNVHLPNGKSVPVVYQGKCSITGVESIHNVLCVPDFKHNLLSVSKLTKELCCSVLFFPSFCVFQDLCNGKVKGIDIWGPYKVPTFNGNRYFLTLIDDHSKIIWVFLMKLKSDTLVLLKSFIKMSPTRVINYSASQKGYKLYNLNDKKFFVSRDVREDEMQAPAQEMGQPHTENEDAMPQLDDLSNNSDGEILVQQPE from the exons ATGAAGATCGCGTTGCGAGCTAAGCTAAAATTAGAGTTCATAATCGATACATGCACTAAGGATCAATTCACTGATGATCTAGGCGAGGATTGGGAACGTGTCAATGCTACAATTTTCACTTGGATTATGAACACTATGTCACCGGAATTAGTGAATGGGATAGTCTATGCCAGTAATGCTCATGAGGTGTGGACTAATTTACAGGATCGTTTTGACAAAATCAATGGATCGAGGATCTACAATCTTCATCGCGAAATTGCTACAGTTTCTCAAGGTACCTCCAGTATTTCTGCTTATCATTCTAGACTTAAACTGTTGTGGGATGAGTATAGTGCCCTAATTCCAACTCTGCATGTAACTCCCGAAACAAGAGAGTTCATAACACACCTAGAACAACAgaagttttttcagtttttaatggGATTAAATGATAGTTATAGTGCCATTAGAAGTCAGATGCTACTGAATCAGGACAAAGGAGAAGAGTTTGTAGCAAACATGGCAGGTAACATTGATTCACAATTGACTCAAACCTGTGACATTCCTTGGATTATTGATACAGGGGCAACAAATCATTTGACTTCAAATATTAACTTGGTGACTGATATAACTAAATTTCCTAACTCCAAAGGAGGTAATGTTCATCTGCCAAATGGAAAATCAGTACCAGTTGTGTACCAAGGAAAGTGTAGCATCACAGGTGTTGAATCAATTCACAATGTTCTATGTGTACCTGACTTCAAACACAACTTACTGTCAGTTTCAAAATTGACTAAGGAACTATGTTGCTCAGTACTTTTCTTTCCATCATTCTGTGTATTCCAGGACCTATGCAATGGGAAAGTGAAGGGGATTG ATATCTGGGGACCCTACAAAGTGCCTACTTTTAATGGAAATAGATACTTTTTGACGCTTATAGACGATCATTCAAAAATTATTTGGGTATTCTTAATGAAGTTGAAAAGTGATACACTTGTGCTTCTAAAGTCTTTTATCAAGATG TCACCAACCAGAGTGATAAACTATTCAGCATCTCAAAAAGGGTACAAGTTATACAATCTCAATGACAAGAAATTTTTTGTCAGCAGGGATGTTAGAGAGGAT GAAATGCAGGCTCCTGCTCAAGAAATGGGACAACCACATACTGAAAATGAAGATGCAATGCCTCAGCTGGATGACTTATCCAACAATAGTGATGGGGAGATTCTAGTTCAGCAGCCAGAATAG